A DNA window from Chryseobacterium sp. MEBOG06 contains the following coding sequences:
- the aqpZ gene encoding aquaporin Z, producing the protein MKKLFAEFFGTFWLVFGGCGSAVFAAGVPDIGIGLLGVALAFGLTVLTMAYAVGHISGGHFNPAVSFGLLAGGRFPAKDLIPYIVAQCLGAMVAAGCLYTILNGAGVVDFSKPGAFATNFYAEAVYNGKAFSMGAAFLAEFLLTAFFLIVIMGATDKWANGKFAGIAIGLTLTLIHLISIPITNTSVNPARSLSQAVFAGGLAMSQLWLFWVAPILGGIVGGLIYKFLLQRETAEA; encoded by the coding sequence ATAAAAAAACTTTTTGCTGAATTTTTCGGCACATTTTGGCTTGTTTTCGGAGGTTGCGGAAGTGCTGTTTTTGCAGCTGGTGTTCCTGATATCGGAATTGGACTTTTAGGAGTCGCTTTAGCTTTCGGTCTTACTGTTCTTACCATGGCTTATGCGGTAGGACATATCTCGGGAGGGCACTTCAATCCGGCAGTTTCTTTCGGACTTCTGGCTGGAGGAAGATTTCCTGCCAAGGATCTTATTCCTTACATCGTGGCACAATGTCTGGGGGCTATGGTTGCCGCGGGATGCCTGTACACAATCCTTAATGGTGCAGGAGTAGTAGATTTCTCCAAACCGGGTGCTTTTGCTACTAACTTTTACGCAGAAGCCGTTTATAACGGAAAAGCATTCAGCATGGGAGCGGCGTTCCTGGCTGAGTTTTTATTAACTGCCTTTTTCCTGATTGTTATAATGGGTGCTACAGATAAATGGGCAAATGGTAAATTTGCAGGTATCGCTATCGGTCTTACTCTTACTTTAATCCATTTGATCTCTATTCCGATTACAAATACTTCTGTAAACCCAGCCAGATCTCTTTCCCAGGCTGTTTTTGCAGGCGGACTTGCCATGTCTCAGCTGTGGCTGTTCTGGGTAGCTCCAATTCTGGGCGGAATTGTAGGAGGACTAATCTACAAATTCCTGCTTCAGAGAGAAACAGCAGAAGCATAA
- a CDS encoding S41 family peptidase, producing the protein MKNKILIFFIVLSIFNLLNAQKQIVFKNDSVKQYLDKTLLLIHDNALNKNKIDWNALKVEAYEKTKDADHIQDALFIFPYLFEKIDDHHGWLTYNNKNYRWNKSRPKYTNETIKNAVKDNDKVYAALIDKNTGYIRIPGNNDFGAKKMDSIAENIVNEIDQINSNKIKGWIIDLRLNTGGNMYPMMAGISDLNGDQEKVGGFVTSDKKSEGEWILKNGTIYIDANQVLKRKKLKNSVKKQLPVAILISGYTASSGEMTAISFIGRKNTKVFGEESGGYTTTNQGFKIDENSGINLAVGYVVDRTGKVYVENIKPDVEITGGDNFKDLNKDKKIAVSAKWIKEMAKRQ; encoded by the coding sequence ATGAAAAACAAAATTCTTATATTTTTTATTGTTTTAAGTATCTTCAATTTGCTGAATGCTCAAAAACAAATAGTGTTTAAAAATGACAGTGTTAAACAATATTTAGATAAAACTTTATTGTTGATTCATGATAATGCACTGAATAAAAATAAAATAGATTGGAATGCTTTGAAAGTAGAAGCCTATGAAAAAACGAAAGATGCTGATCATATTCAGGATGCTCTTTTCATATTTCCTTATTTATTTGAAAAAATAGACGATCACCATGGGTGGTTAACCTACAATAATAAAAATTACCGCTGGAATAAAAGTAGACCAAAATATACCAACGAAACCATAAAAAATGCGGTGAAAGATAACGATAAGGTTTATGCAGCATTAATTGATAAAAATACCGGCTATATAAGAATACCCGGAAATAATGATTTCGGGGCAAAAAAAATGGATAGTATCGCAGAAAATATTGTTAACGAAATAGACCAAATAAACTCAAATAAAATAAAAGGGTGGATCATTGATCTTAGACTCAATACCGGAGGAAATATGTATCCGATGATGGCGGGAATCAGTGACCTTAATGGGGATCAGGAAAAAGTGGGAGGTTTTGTAACATCAGATAAAAAATCTGAAGGAGAATGGATATTGAAAAATGGAACAATTTATATTGATGCCAATCAGGTGTTAAAAAGAAAGAAATTGAAAAATTCTGTAAAAAAACAGCTGCCTGTTGCTATTCTGATAAGCGGATATACAGCAAGTTCCGGAGAAATGACAGCTATAAGTTTTATAGGACGGAAGAACACCAAAGTGTTTGGTGAAGAATCTGGAGGATATACGACTACAAATCAGGGGTTCAAAATTGATGAAAATTCAGGGATAAATCTGGCGGTAGGATATGTGGTAGACAGAACAGGAAAGGTATATGTTGAAAACATAAAGCCAGATGTAGAAATAACAGGTGGTGATAATTTTAAAGATTTAAATAAAGATAAAAAAATTGCAGTATCTGCGAAATGGATAAAAGAAATGGCAAAACGTCAATAA